Proteins encoded within one genomic window of bacterium:
- a CDS encoding SDR family oxidoreductase: MIIEGILPLVGSFRDQVALVTGASSGIGRETARLLAQRGARVALAARRRERLEELAMAIRDAGGVALVVPTDVADRAAARAAAARVRRVWGRIDVLVNNAGVMTPAPVATLRGADLEAMLRVNLFGALFMTQAVLPAMQRHGGAIINVASLAGRRGVTPLGGYCASKFALVGLTEALRTEVDAARVHVGLVLPGVVETPMVTAIDQAAALPEWPAALNMPPEWVAAAVALAVRFRLREVAVPPGAALLEELATLAPGATDALIGWVQAAGRLLASLSHPAATVSPSRSRRRPDARHRSAGTAAPAARTPPAGRRRR, from the coding sequence ATGATCATCGAGGGCATCCTGCCGTTGGTGGGCTCGTTTCGCGACCAGGTGGCGCTGGTGACCGGGGCATCGAGCGGCATCGGCAGGGAGACGGCGCGGTTGTTGGCGCAACGCGGGGCGCGGGTCGCGCTGGCGGCGCGGCGGCGCGAGCGACTGGAGGAGCTGGCGATGGCGATCCGCGACGCCGGCGGCGTCGCGCTGGTGGTGCCGACCGACGTCGCCGACCGCGCCGCGGCGCGCGCCGCGGCGGCGCGCGTGCGCCGCGTCTGGGGCCGCATCGACGTGCTGGTGAACAACGCCGGCGTGATGACGCCGGCGCCGGTCGCGACCCTGCGCGGCGCCGATCTCGAGGCGATGCTGCGCGTCAACCTCTTCGGCGCCCTGTTCATGACCCAGGCGGTGCTGCCGGCGATGCAGCGGCACGGCGGCGCCATCATCAACGTCGCCTCGCTCGCCGGCCGCCGCGGCGTGACGCCGCTCGGCGGCTACTGCGCCAGCAAGTTCGCGCTGGTCGGGCTCACCGAGGCGCTGCGCACCGAGGTGGATGCAGCGCGGGTGCACGTCGGCCTCGTGCTGCCCGGGGTGGTGGAGACCCCGATGGTGACCGCCATCGACCAGGCGGCGGCGCTGCCGGAATGGCCGGCGGCGCTCAACATGCCGCCGGAATGGGTCGCCGCCGCGGTGGCGTTGGCGGTGCGCTTCCGCCTGCGCGAAGTCGCGGTGCCGCCGGGCGCGGCCCTGCTCGAGGAGCTGGCAACACTCGCCCCGGGAGCGACCGACGCGCTGATCGGCTGGGTGCAGGCGGCTGGCCGCCTGCTCGCGAGCCTCAGCCACCCGGCGGCGACGGTCAGCCCGTCTCGCAGCCGGCGTCGGCCCGATGCTCGCCACCGCAGCGCCGGCACGGCCGCGCCCGCAGCTCGTACGCCGCCCGCTGGCCGCCGTAGACGATGA
- a CDS encoding GAF domain-containing protein encodes MRSETGWPRGGWTFWIAAAAATAITLVCAANSLRWINRPFPGFFVWDNLFVPAVGDTDWTGYEAGIPYRSRLLTMDGQTLASAGALYARAAALPLGSAPTYELQPPEGPPRTLRIPTMRFDVGDYLWTLGNYLLVGVLLTLLGFAVFALRPDAPAARALWIACATWGLYLVTAADIFGPAWFRPLCLLLQALGPATLVHLALSFPVERAPLRRQRWLLPALYGAAALVGLIHNLVFHRSFAAGLAIDRINSVGLVVAGTLLIGLLADALLRPPSAAARQRTKLAALGGVASFVIPVAGFFVYYLLGVSFPLNFVTFSIVLFPLAIAYAIVQHDLFEVDAIIRRTLAWAILTALIAVGYLGGVGALEVLFTGRGGRLLQLAFLLAIVAVVNPLRDRVQAGVDRLFARERYDYRATVTRASQSLARLLDVDVVVREILHTIVATMRVEHGAVWLRGADGGYRRHAAVGAAVPADAPASLAPDDPLIRRLEAAADDILTDEPIGDPALAAGIAALRATLVVPMAFEERPLGFIALGGKASGRFYSGEDRGLLQTLASQGAMALENARSYQAVADANAELRRAQAQLIQAERFAAIGEVSAAVAHGIRNPLAGIKAAARVAGLELGAEHPARATIGDIVDESNRLEARIKALLDFAKPFEPHPAPCAVDEMVAEALRALRAQIQAQAIAVEVDIDPELPAAAVDRGQIVEVLLVLLSNAIEAMAGGGRLSVRARRSDDGRHLQLDVRDSGIGISPAQQARLFHLFATTKPTGTGLGLAVAKKIVERHGGRIGATSAPGEGTCFTVRLPL; translated from the coding sequence ATGCGATCCGAGACGGGCTGGCCACGCGGCGGGTGGACCTTCTGGATCGCGGCCGCCGCGGCGACCGCGATCACGCTCGTCTGCGCCGCCAACTCGCTGCGCTGGATCAACCGCCCCTTTCCCGGCTTCTTCGTCTGGGACAACCTCTTCGTGCCCGCCGTCGGCGACACCGACTGGACCGGCTACGAGGCGGGCATCCCCTACCGCAGCCGCCTGCTGACGATGGACGGCCAGACGCTCGCCAGCGCCGGCGCGCTCTACGCCCGCGCCGCCGCCCTGCCCCTCGGCAGCGCCCCGACCTACGAGCTCCAGCCGCCCGAGGGACCGCCGCGGACGCTGCGCATCCCGACGATGCGCTTCGACGTCGGCGACTACCTGTGGACGCTCGGCAACTACCTGCTCGTCGGCGTCCTGTTGACGCTGCTCGGCTTCGCGGTGTTCGCGCTGCGCCCCGACGCGCCGGCGGCGCGCGCCCTGTGGATCGCCTGCGCCACCTGGGGCCTCTACCTCGTCACCGCGGCCGACATCTTCGGCCCGGCGTGGTTCCGCCCGCTCTGCCTGCTGCTGCAGGCGCTGGGACCGGCGACGCTGGTGCACCTCGCCCTGTCCTTCCCGGTCGAGCGCGCCCCCCTGCGCCGCCAGCGCTGGCTGCTGCCGGCGCTCTACGGCGCCGCGGCGCTGGTGGGCCTGATCCACAACCTCGTCTTCCATCGCTCGTTCGCGGCGGGGCTGGCGATCGACCGCATCAACTCCGTCGGCCTGGTCGTCGCCGGCACCCTGCTGATCGGCCTGCTCGCCGACGCCCTGCTCCGCCCCCCCTCCGCCGCGGCGCGCCAACGCACCAAACTGGCGGCGCTCGGCGGCGTCGCGTCGTTCGTCATTCCGGTCGCCGGCTTCTTCGTCTACTACCTGCTCGGCGTCAGCTTTCCGCTCAACTTCGTCACCTTCTCGATCGTCCTCTTCCCGCTGGCCATCGCCTACGCGATCGTCCAGCACGATCTGTTCGAGGTCGACGCGATCATCCGCCGCACCCTCGCCTGGGCGATCCTGACGGCGCTGATCGCGGTGGGGTACCTGGGCGGCGTCGGCGCGCTCGAGGTCCTGTTCACCGGCCGCGGCGGCCGCCTGCTGCAGCTCGCCTTCCTGCTCGCCATCGTCGCCGTCGTCAATCCGCTGCGCGACCGCGTCCAGGCGGGCGTCGACCGCCTGTTCGCGCGCGAGCGCTACGACTATCGCGCCACCGTGACGCGCGCCAGCCAGTCCCTGGCGCGCCTGCTCGACGTCGACGTCGTGGTGCGCGAGATCCTGCACACCATCGTCGCCACCATGCGCGTCGAGCACGGCGCGGTCTGGCTGCGCGGCGCCGACGGCGGCTACCGCCGCCACGCCGCGGTCGGCGCCGCCGTCCCCGCCGACGCGCCGGCGAGCCTGGCGCCGGATGACCCGCTGATCCGCCGCCTCGAGGCGGCAGCGGACGACATCCTCACCGACGAACCGATCGGCGATCCGGCGCTCGCCGCCGGCATCGCGGCGCTGCGCGCCACCCTGGTGGTGCCGATGGCGTTCGAGGAACGACCGCTCGGCTTCATCGCCCTGGGCGGCAAGGCGTCGGGTCGCTTCTATTCCGGCGAGGACCGCGGACTCCTGCAGACCCTCGCCAGCCAGGGCGCCATGGCGCTGGAGAACGCGCGCTCCTACCAGGCGGTGGCCGACGCGAACGCGGAGCTGCGCCGCGCCCAGGCGCAGCTCATCCAGGCCGAGCGCTTCGCCGCCATCGGCGAGGTGTCCGCGGCGGTGGCGCACGGGATCCGCAACCCGCTCGCCGGCATCAAGGCGGCGGCGCGGGTCGCCGGTCTCGAGCTCGGCGCCGAACACCCGGCGCGCGCCACGATCGGGGACATCGTCGACGAGTCGAACCGGCTGGAGGCGCGCATCAAGGCGCTGCTCGACTTCGCCAAGCCCTTCGAGCCGCATCCCGCGCCGTGCGCCGTCGACGAGATGGTCGCCGAGGCGCTGCGCGCCCTGCGCGCCCAGATCCAGGCGCAGGCGATCGCCGTCGAGGTGGACATCGACCCGGAGCTGCCGGCGGCCGCCGTCGACCGCGGCCAGATCGTCGAGGTGCTGCTGGTGCTGCTGTCCAACGCCATCGAGGCGATGGCGGGTGGCGGCCGGCTGTCGGTGCGGGCGCGGCGCAGCGACGACGGCCGGCACCTGCAGCTCGACGTGCGCGACAGCGGCATCGGGATCTCGCCGGCGCAGCAGGCGCGACTCTTTCATCTCTTCGCCACCACCAAGCCGACCGGCACCGGCCTCGGCCTGGCGGTGGCGAAGAAGATCGTCGAACGGCACGGCGGCCGCATCGGCGCCACCAGCGCGCCCGGCGAGGGCACCTGCTTCACCGTGCGCCTGCCGCTCTGA
- a CDS encoding sigma-54-dependent Fis family transcriptional regulator has product MSTLLLLEDEAVLARHLVTLLSHEGYDVHHAATVADAQRLASATPIDVALLDLRLPDGSGLDLLDALIAADAGLPVIMMTAYGSVADAVQAIKRGAADYVQKPFEPDEICVKLAHALRAARQRREISYYRERGAATGTILGESPAAQQLRQRVERVARSTTGPGSPAPTVLLLGETGSGKGHVARALHAAGGRRDGPFIEVNCTALPETLVEAELFGYERGAFTDAKTARAGLFETAEGGTLFLDEIGHIAPTLQSKFLKVIEEKTVRRIGATATRTVDVQIVAATNRDLDAAVRLGEFRDDLYQRLCVAVIRIPPLRERGDDAVRLARTFLAEGCRRYGSPPRTLSAAAEDAIARHPWPGNVRELANTMERVVLFCDTERVAPEDLGLSPAAAPGGRVAVAPSGAVDIDFPRQGLSLEAVEKALILRAMQEANGVQSAAARLLGISRDTLRYRLEKLGPSS; this is encoded by the coding sequence ATGTCGACGCTGTTGCTGCTCGAGGATGAGGCCGTCCTCGCGCGTCACCTGGTGACGCTGCTCTCGCACGAGGGGTACGATGTCCACCACGCCGCCACGGTCGCCGACGCGCAGCGCCTCGCGTCGGCCACGCCGATCGACGTGGCGCTGCTCGACCTGCGACTGCCCGACGGCAGCGGTCTCGACCTGCTGGACGCGCTGATCGCCGCCGACGCGGGGCTGCCGGTGATCATGATGACCGCCTACGGATCGGTGGCCGACGCCGTGCAGGCGATCAAACGCGGCGCCGCGGACTACGTGCAGAAGCCTTTCGAACCGGACGAGATCTGCGTCAAGCTCGCGCACGCCCTGCGCGCGGCGCGGCAGCGGCGCGAGATCTCCTACTACCGCGAGCGCGGGGCGGCGACCGGCACGATCCTCGGCGAGTCGCCGGCGGCGCAGCAGTTGCGGCAGCGGGTGGAGCGCGTCGCTCGCTCGACGACCGGCCCCGGATCGCCGGCGCCGACGGTGCTCCTGCTGGGCGAGACCGGCAGCGGCAAGGGACACGTCGCCCGCGCCCTGCACGCCGCCGGCGGCCGGCGCGACGGCCCGTTCATCGAGGTGAACTGCACCGCGCTGCCGGAGACGCTCGTCGAGGCGGAGCTGTTCGGCTACGAGCGCGGCGCCTTCACCGACGCCAAGACGGCGCGCGCCGGCCTGTTCGAGACCGCCGAGGGCGGCACGCTCTTCCTCGACGAGATCGGCCACATCGCGCCCACCCTGCAGAGCAAGTTCCTCAAGGTCATCGAGGAGAAGACGGTGCGGCGGATCGGCGCCACCGCGACCCGCACGGTCGACGTGCAGATCGTCGCCGCCACCAACCGCGACCTCGACGCGGCGGTGCGCCTGGGCGAGTTCCGCGACGATCTCTATCAGCGGCTGTGCGTCGCGGTGATCCGCATCCCGCCGCTGCGCGAACGCGGCGACGACGCCGTCCGCCTCGCCCGCACCTTTCTCGCCGAGGGCTGCCGCCGCTACGGCTCGCCGCCGCGCACCCTGTCGGCGGCGGCGGAGGACGCGATCGCCCGCCATCCCTGGCCGGGCAACGTCCGCGAGCTGGCGAACACCATGGAGCGGGTCGTCCTGTTCTGCGACACCGAGCGCGTGGCCCCCGAGGACCTCGGCCTGTCGCCGGCGGCGGCGCCGGGCGGCCGCGTCGCCGTCGCCCCGAGCGGCGCGGTGGACATCGACTTCCCGCGGCAGGGCCTCTCGCTGGAGGCGGTCGAGAAGGCGCTCATCCTGCGCGCCATGCAGGAGGCCAACGGCGTGCAGAGCGCGGCCGCGCGCCTGCTCGGCATCTCGCGCGACACCCTGCGCTACCGACTCGAGAAGCTCGGCCCGTCGAGCTGA
- a CDS encoding right-handed parallel beta-helix repeat-containing protein — MSGGRRRAMVGRVGLALAIVGLVMGPGTGWAASAVFTGDPVDPGSGQPYEILPGKPLVRPGADGILGTADDVVDRGVIGDIDLVVRAGDRPASADIPPPALATGDLPSGVAGPRGAGGVDIPFTVFVSDGAVAAPRPAGRLLAAADLDGLPVVVAAFADFDGDGVIGLTSADAAGDADAHLELRELEPVGRAAAILGGGVARGRIAIRAGLPASAGGLRVALAAVALTGSLDPSFFDGAIPNGPGISTALPFLPLRDLGRIIRDRAVPAGPTTTLQQLVQFAAVPPSDAYALPLDGSEPTIDGARVVSQPAVRVSVRRGRDPAAPPLDRLTFGTTAASATLDVRLLPVDRFENPADPPDGYRVVVDGGPALAVLGQRGQRAGRPLLIAGANGRALLGRVARGTRDGATGVLRIERDGVVVASLPYAVDARVQRWRPDVTVPSRSAPTLQAALDAATDRNHDGTIAISVRPGLYRGSVRVARALELTGAGSGLTVLLGGGSAPTVDVSAAGAVVQGVTAVGGGSGFRLGGRGAQLRASSAWRNLGAGIDAAGAGVAAREIAALENGGSGILIGGGADGARCEASLLRGNFGAGADVEAAVDAQLDGNAAIDNNAGGLVLNGAAAPTARDNQCVNNVGSGLMLARSGAATVAGNLSAGNDEDGLHMDRCDDATITGNTIVDNKGTGIFFRRGSNGDFAAAPGVQAAPGDNAVSGNRRGDVEIRAN; from the coding sequence ATGAGCGGCGGGCGCAGACGGGCGATGGTCGGCCGCGTCGGCCTGGCGCTGGCCATCGTCGGGCTCGTGATGGGGCCGGGCACCGGCTGGGCGGCCAGCGCGGTGTTCACCGGCGATCCGGTGGATCCCGGCAGCGGCCAGCCCTACGAGATCCTGCCCGGCAAGCCGCTGGTGCGCCCCGGCGCCGACGGCATCCTCGGCACCGCCGACGACGTCGTCGACCGCGGCGTCATCGGCGACATCGATCTCGTCGTGCGCGCCGGCGACCGCCCGGCCTCGGCGGACATCCCACCACCGGCGTTGGCGACCGGCGACCTGCCGAGCGGCGTCGCCGGCCCGCGCGGCGCGGGTGGCGTCGACATCCCGTTCACCGTCTTCGTTTCCGACGGCGCGGTGGCCGCGCCGCGGCCCGCCGGCCGCCTGCTCGCGGCCGCCGATCTCGACGGCCTGCCGGTCGTCGTCGCGGCCTTCGCCGATTTCGACGGCGACGGCGTGATCGGCCTCACCAGCGCGGACGCCGCCGGCGACGCCGATGCGCACCTCGAGTTGCGCGAGCTCGAGCCGGTCGGGCGCGCCGCGGCGATCCTCGGCGGCGGCGTCGCCCGCGGCCGGATCGCCATCCGCGCCGGGCTGCCCGCCAGCGCCGGCGGTCTGCGCGTCGCGCTCGCCGCCGTGGCGCTCACCGGCTCGCTCGACCCCTCGTTCTTCGACGGCGCCATTCCCAACGGCCCCGGCATCTCGACCGCGCTGCCCTTCCTTCCCCTGCGCGATCTCGGTCGGATCATCCGCGACCGCGCCGTTCCCGCCGGGCCGACGACGACGCTGCAACAGCTCGTGCAGTTCGCGGCCGTGCCGCCGTCCGACGCCTACGCGCTGCCGCTCGACGGCAGCGAGCCGACGATCGACGGCGCGCGCGTCGTCTCGCAGCCGGCGGTGCGGGTCAGCGTCCGCCGCGGCCGCGATCCCGCCGCGCCGCCGCTCGACCGCCTGACCTTCGGCACCACGGCCGCGTCCGCGACGCTCGACGTCCGCCTGCTGCCGGTCGACCGCTTCGAGAACCCCGCCGATCCGCCCGACGGCTACCGCGTCGTCGTCGACGGTGGCCCCGCCCTGGCCGTGCTCGGTCAACGCGGCCAGCGCGCCGGCCGCCCCCTGCTCATCGCCGGCGCCAACGGCCGCGCGCTGCTCGGCCGCGTCGCCCGCGGCACCCGCGACGGCGCCACCGGCGTGCTCCGCATCGAGCGCGACGGGGTGGTGGTCGCCAGCCTGCCCTACGCGGTGGACGCGCGCGTCCAGCGGTGGCGGCCGGACGTGACGGTGCCGAGCCGTTCGGCGCCAACGCTGCAGGCCGCGCTCGACGCGGCCACGGACCGCAACCACGACGGCACGATCGCAATCAGCGTCCGGCCCGGCCTCTATCGCGGGTCGGTGCGCGTCGCGCGCGCGCTCGAGCTCACCGGCGCCGGCAGCGGGCTCACCGTCCTGCTGGGTGGCGGCAGCGCCCCGACCGTCGACGTCAGCGCGGCCGGCGCCGTCGTCCAAGGCGTCACGGCGGTGGGCGGCGGCAGCGGCTTCCGGCTCGGCGGCCGCGGGGCGCAACTGCGGGCGAGCAGCGCCTGGCGGAACCTCGGGGCCGGCATCGACGCGGCCGGCGCCGGCGTCGCGGCGCGCGAGATCGCCGCCCTGGAGAACGGCGGCAGCGGCATCCTGATCGGCGGCGGCGCCGACGGCGCGCGCTGCGAGGCCTCGCTGCTGCGGGGCAATTTCGGTGCCGGCGCCGACGTCGAAGCGGCGGTCGACGCGCAGCTCGACGGCAACGCGGCGATCGACAACAACGCCGGCGGCCTGGTGCTGAACGGCGCCGCGGCGCCGACGGCGCGCGACAACCAGTGCGTCAACAACGTCGGCTCCGGGCTGATGCTGGCGCGCAGCGGCGCGGCGACGGTGGCCGGCAACCTGAGCGCCGGCAACGACGAGGACGGGCTGCACATGGATCGCTGTGACGACGCGACCATCACCGGCAACACCATCGTCGACAACAAGGGCACCGGCATCTTCTTCCGCCGCGGCAGCAACGGCGACTTCGCCGCCGCGCCCGGCGTGCAGGCGGCGCCCGGCGACAACGCGGTGAGCGGCAACCGCAGGGGCGACGTCGAGATCCGCGCCAACTGA
- a CDS encoding type II toxin-antitoxin system VapC family toxin yields the protein MSRRIFWDTNLFIYLLEGHGPVAERVVELRTHMLRRGDQLVTSALTLGELLVKPAEAQRADLCQRYAEILHAAAHIVPFDAAAAAPYARVRCDRAIRPPDAIQLACAAAAGVDLFITNDDRLTRKIVPGVAFITSLAHAPL from the coding sequence ATGAGCCGGCGCATCTTCTGGGACACCAACCTCTTCATCTACCTGTTGGAGGGCCACGGCCCGGTGGCCGAGCGGGTCGTCGAGCTGCGGACGCACATGCTCCGCCGCGGCGACCAACTGGTCACCTCCGCGCTCACCCTCGGCGAGCTTCTGGTGAAACCCGCCGAAGCGCAGCGCGCGGACCTGTGCCAGCGCTACGCGGAGATCCTCCACGCCGCGGCGCACATCGTGCCCTTCGACGCCGCGGCCGCGGCGCCCTATGCGCGCGTCCGCTGCGACCGCGCCATCCGCCCGCCCGACGCCATCCAACTCGCCTGTGCTGCGGCGGCCGGCGTCGACCTCTTCATCACCAACGACGACCGCCTGACGCGCAAGATCGTCCCCGGCGTCGCCTTCATTACCTCCCTGGCCCACGCCCCCCTCTGA
- the lnt gene encoding apolipoprotein N-acyltransferase, translated as MTSRRRRAAVRVGLAVATGVLLTLAYPPFAWSTLGWVALAPLLVALDGAGARAAAALGWASGTVLGLGVAGYWLWRASVDYFGLSAPLAALFTLGLVEGFVAPFVAACAVAVALGNRAARWWLAPAAWVASEWLRVALVGNAWELLGHSQRALPLLQMVDVTGVYGLSFLLALAATALAACALGGARARRGLVATALATAVALAYGWWRLADPPAAGGALRALVVQGDVANAERRPERSGAVLRRYLALSRAVAPAPPLVLWPENAIGVFPDANPALLAPVQAFTREAPTALLAGAPRAGQRAGVAALYNAVYLVTGDALRPVYDKRRLLPFVERFALRAADGPYLAGADAAPLAIAGARAGLLICFEIVYPELARRLVADGADVLLNFSNDSWFDAGAGPAQHYEMARFRSIENRVSLVRVTNSGISGAFAPDGREVARLPAGVPAAEVVEVPLRAGGSFYTRHGDWFAWLCLLASALGVWRGARSRAAPRERAQLDGPSFSSR; from the coding sequence GTGACGTCGCGGCGACGGCGAGCGGCGGTGCGCGTCGGGCTGGCGGTGGCGACGGGCGTCCTGCTGACGCTCGCCTATCCGCCGTTCGCGTGGTCGACGCTCGGCTGGGTGGCGCTGGCGCCGCTGCTGGTCGCGCTGGACGGCGCCGGCGCGCGCGCCGCGGCGGCGCTCGGCTGGGCGAGCGGCACGGTGCTCGGCCTCGGCGTCGCCGGCTATTGGCTGTGGCGCGCCTCGGTCGACTACTTCGGGCTCTCGGCGCCGCTGGCGGCGCTGTTCACGCTCGGCCTCGTCGAGGGGTTCGTGGCGCCGTTCGTCGCCGCCTGTGCCGTCGCGGTGGCGCTCGGCAACCGCGCCGCGCGCTGGTGGCTGGCGCCCGCCGCCTGGGTGGCGAGCGAATGGCTGCGCGTCGCCCTGGTGGGCAACGCCTGGGAGCTGCTCGGCCATTCGCAACGGGCGCTGCCGCTGCTGCAGATGGTGGACGTCACCGGCGTGTACGGCCTCTCGTTCCTGCTGGCGCTCGCCGCGACCGCGCTGGCGGCGTGCGCGCTGGGCGGCGCCAGGGCGCGCCGCGGCCTCGTCGCCACCGCGCTCGCGACCGCGGTGGCGCTGGCCTACGGCTGGTGGCGTCTGGCGGACCCGCCGGCCGCCGGCGGCGCCCTGCGCGCGCTGGTGGTGCAGGGCGACGTCGCCAATGCGGAGCGGCGGCCGGAGCGCAGCGGCGCGGTGCTACGCCGCTATCTGGCGCTCTCGCGCGCGGTCGCTCCGGCGCCGCCGCTGGTGCTCTGGCCGGAGAACGCGATCGGCGTCTTTCCCGACGCCAATCCGGCCCTGCTGGCGCCGGTGCAAGCGTTCACGCGCGAGGCGCCGACGGCGCTGCTCGCCGGCGCGCCGCGCGCCGGCCAGCGGGCGGGGGTCGCCGCGCTCTACAACGCGGTGTACCTCGTGACCGGTGACGCGCTGCGGCCGGTGTACGACAAGCGGCGCCTGCTGCCGTTCGTCGAGCGCTTCGCGCTGCGCGCCGCGGACGGGCCCTATCTGGCCGGCGCGGACGCGGCGCCGTTGGCGATCGCCGGCGCGCGCGCCGGGCTGCTGATCTGCTTCGAGATCGTCTACCCGGAGCTGGCGCGCCGGCTGGTGGCCGACGGTGCCGACGTGCTCCTGAACTTCTCCAACGACTCCTGGTTCGACGCCGGCGCCGGGCCGGCGCAGCACTACGAGATGGCGCGCTTCCGCAGCATCGAGAACCGGGTCAGCCTGGTCCGGGTCACCAACAGCGGCATCAGCGGCGCCTTCGCCCCGGACGGCCGCGAGGTGGCGCGCCTGCCGGCCGGCGTTCCGGCGGCCGAGGTCGTCGAGGTGCCGCTGCGCGCCGGCGGCTCCTTCTACACCCGCCACGGCGACTGGTTCGCCTGGCTCTGCCTGCTCGCCAGCGCGCTGGGCGTGTGGCGGGGCGCGCGCAGCCGGGCGGCGCCGCGTGAGCGCGCTCAGCTCGACGGGCCGAGCTTCTCGAGTCGGTAG
- a CDS encoding cytochrome P450: MSFDPFTAAALDDPYPVYAALRAADPIHWSDKLRSWVVFRYDDVEQFFRDDERLSSDRSRARQGRVARLAEGLPALRTVASDPPAHTAVRALLNVALNPRLRGVGPTVDAVVTGLLDAIPVAAARLADRLPEEGAVDLIAAFAYPLPIEIIAELLAVPLADRPRFQAASQAIARGMDRFLSGPEAAAGLQELGAYFLQLVQERRDTPGDDLVRRLLGATYDGDRLSELEVVAMCTALVFGGHETTVNLLGNGLLALLRHPDQLAALRAAPEERIGAAVEELLRYDSPGQYISRTARVDFTWRGAAIRAGDNVLACLGAANRDPAAFRDPDRLDLARRPNPHLAFGLGAHFCPGAQLSRIEARAAIPALLRRFPRLRLAAPPVRRPTAVLRGLERLPVAGVA, translated from the coding sequence GTGTCCTTCGACCCCTTCACGGCGGCGGCGCTCGACGATCCCTACCCGGTCTACGCCGCGCTGCGCGCCGCCGATCCCATCCACTGGAGCGACAAGCTGCGGAGCTGGGTCGTCTTCCGCTACGACGACGTCGAGCAGTTCTTCCGCGACGACGAGCGCCTGAGCAGCGACCGCAGCCGGGCCCGCCAGGGCCGCGTCGCCCGCCTGGCGGAGGGCCTGCCAGCGCTGCGCACCGTCGCCAGCGATCCGCCGGCGCACACCGCCGTGCGCGCCCTGCTCAACGTCGCCCTCAACCCGCGCCTGCGCGGCGTCGGGCCGACCGTCGACGCGGTGGTGACCGGGCTGCTCGATGCCATCCCGGTCGCCGCCGCGCGGCTGGCCGATCGCCTGCCGGAGGAAGGGGCCGTCGATCTCATCGCCGCCTTCGCCTACCCGCTGCCGATCGAGATCATCGCCGAGCTGCTGGCGGTGCCGCTCGCCGACCGGCCGCGCTTCCAGGCCGCCTCGCAGGCGATCGCCCGCGGCATGGACCGCTTCCTCTCCGGTCCCGAGGCGGCGGCCGGCCTGCAGGAGCTCGGCGCCTACTTCCTGCAGCTCGTGCAGGAGCGCCGGGACACGCCGGGCGACGACCTCGTCCGCCGCCTGCTCGGCGCCACCTACGACGGCGACCGCCTGAGCGAGCTCGAGGTCGTCGCCATGTGCACGGCGCTGGTCTTCGGCGGCCACGAGACCACCGTCAACCTGCTCGGCAACGGCCTGCTCGCCCTGCTGCGCCACCCCGATCAGCTCGCCGCGCTGCGCGCCGCGCCCGAGGAACGCATCGGCGCGGCGGTCGAGGAGCTGCTGCGCTACGACAGTCCGGGGCAGTACATCTCGCGCACCGCGCGCGTCGACTTCACCTGGCGCGGCGCGGCGATCCGCGCCGGCGACAACGTCCTCGCCTGCCTCGGCGCCGCCAACCGCGATCCCGCCGCCTTCCGCGATCCCGACCGCCTGGACCTGGCGCGACGACCGAATCCGCATCTCGCCTTCGGCCTCGGCGCCCATTTCTGCCCCGGCGCGCAGCTCAGCCGCATCGAGGCGCGCGCGGCGATTCCCGCCCTCCTGCGCCGCTTCCCGCGCCTGCGGCTCGCCGCCCCGCCGGTGCGCCGTCCCACCGCCGTGCTGCGCGGCCTCGAGCGCCTGCCGGTGGCCGGCGTCGCCTGA